From Haloglomus litoreum, the proteins below share one genomic window:
- the dnaG gene encoding DNA primase DnaG, producing MPDTAKYLIHARISADGVVERNDVVGAVFGQTEGLLGDDLDLRDLQESSKVGRIDVEIDSEGGQSFGHLTIATSLDKVETAILAAGLETIDRVGPCRADLEVTSIEDVRAAKRREVVDRAKELLGEAFEGSMMTSQELVEEVRRSIRVEDMAEFEGLPAGPNVGGSDAVIVVEGRADVAQLLGYGIKNAVAVEGTNVPEEVADLTRHKTVTAFLDGDRGGDLILKELVQVGEVDYVAFAPEGQSVEDLSRHEVMAALRDKVPYETIADREAGAHEVAATDGSSRPAPDANDGAGTAPTPETPETPPTPRSPAPGTATETTPEAGPAVDPRADAGDVSAAAEPAEPEEPPSTDEPDAAAVPDAGEAEGDDGDATDADDEDAGDDGDAEPETLRGHVRATVDTGEVRLLDGEMAALAVAPADEAFDRVEAAEPVPTVVVLDGELSQRLLDICAQRGVDQVVAASLGELVKRPTGVRVRTLSDLLEVADE from the coding sequence ATGCCGGATACAGCCAAGTACCTCATCCACGCACGCATCAGCGCCGACGGAGTGGTCGAACGGAACGACGTCGTCGGGGCGGTCTTCGGCCAGACCGAGGGCCTGCTCGGCGACGACCTCGACCTCCGGGACCTCCAGGAGTCCTCGAAGGTCGGCCGCATCGACGTCGAGATCGACTCCGAGGGCGGCCAGTCCTTCGGCCACCTGACCATCGCCACCAGTCTCGACAAGGTCGAGACGGCCATCCTCGCCGCCGGCCTCGAGACCATCGACCGGGTCGGTCCCTGCCGGGCTGACCTGGAGGTCACGAGCATCGAGGACGTCCGGGCCGCCAAACGCCGCGAGGTCGTCGACCGGGCGAAGGAACTGCTCGGCGAGGCGTTCGAGGGCTCGATGATGACCTCACAGGAACTCGTCGAGGAGGTCCGGCGCTCCATCCGCGTCGAGGACATGGCCGAGTTCGAGGGACTCCCCGCGGGCCCCAACGTCGGCGGCAGCGACGCCGTCATCGTCGTCGAGGGACGCGCCGACGTGGCCCAGCTGCTCGGGTACGGCATCAAGAACGCCGTCGCCGTCGAGGGGACGAACGTCCCCGAGGAGGTGGCGGACCTGACCCGCCACAAGACGGTCACCGCGTTCCTCGACGGTGACCGCGGCGGCGACCTCATCCTGAAGGAACTCGTCCAGGTCGGGGAGGTCGACTACGTCGCCTTCGCCCCGGAAGGCCAGTCCGTCGAGGACCTCTCGCGCCACGAGGTGATGGCCGCGCTCCGGGACAAGGTCCCGTACGAGACCATCGCCGACCGCGAGGCCGGTGCCCACGAGGTCGCCGCCACGGACGGGTCGAGCCGGCCCGCACCCGACGCGAACGACGGGGCGGGGACCGCGCCCACACCGGAGACGCCGGAGACACCCCCGACGCCACGGTCACCGGCGCCCGGGACGGCCACCGAGACGACACCCGAGGCCGGGCCGGCCGTCGACCCCCGGGCGGACGCAGGCGACGTGTCAGCCGCTGCCGAGCCCGCCGAACCGGAGGAGCCGCCGTCCACCGACGAACCGGACGCCGCCGCGGTCCCCGACGCCGGCGAGGCCGAGGGTGACGACGGGGACGCGACCGATGCCGACGACGAGGACGCCGGCGACGACGGGGACGCCGAGCCGGAGACCCTCCGGGGGCACGTCCGGGCGACCGTCGATACGGGCGAGGTCCGGCTCCTCGACGGGGAGATGGCGGCGCTCGCGGTCGCCCCCGCCGACGAGGCGTTCGACCGCGTCGAGGCCGCCGAACCGGTCCCGACAGTGGTCGTCCTGGACGGCGAACTGAGCCAGCGACTGCTCGATATCTGTGCACAGCGCGGCGTCGACCAGGTCGTCGCGGCCTCGCTCGGCGAACTGGTCAAGCGACCGACCGGCGTCCGCGTCCGGACGCTGTCGGACCTACTCGAGGTCGCGGACGAGTAG
- a CDS encoding GNAT family N-acetyltransferase: protein MSGDPAGAPPDAAGSGIRTASEADLPRLLAIQAAAFPDPHRALLRSGVRAGLALVALDGPAAPGEPGESDGTAGAVGAVGTGVTGPEVVGYALFTVDEPSVYVAELAVAPGHRRRGHGGRLLAALAARHTGCERLRLTTRVDNDDARAFYASLGFREVRELPGYYDGGEGRDGARDAERADRSDTGLGGNGEDDTNAGSDPNASDDADASDGSGENAESTDGVLLVRDLE from the coding sequence ATGAGCGGCGACCCTGCGGGGGCGCCCCCCGATGCGGCCGGATCTGGTATCCGGACCGCGAGCGAGGCCGACCTGCCGCGGCTGCTGGCCATCCAGGCGGCGGCCTTTCCCGACCCGCATCGGGCGCTGCTCAGGAGCGGCGTCCGCGCGGGCCTCGCGCTCGTCGCGCTCGACGGACCGGCCGCCCCCGGGGAACCGGGGGAATCCGACGGGACAGCCGGGGCGGTCGGGGCGGTCGGGACGGGTGTCACCGGACCGGAGGTCGTCGGGTACGCACTGTTCACCGTCGACGAGCCGTCGGTGTACGTCGCGGAGTTGGCCGTCGCTCCGGGCCACCGCCGTCGGGGGCACGGGGGCCGGCTGCTGGCTGCGCTGGCGGCTCGGCACACGGGGTGCGAGCGGCTGCGGCTCACAACCCGGGTCGACAACGACGACGCGCGGGCGTTCTACGCCAGCCTGGGCTTTCGCGAGGTCCGGGAGCTCCCCGGGTACTACGACGGTGGCGAGGGGCGCGACGGAGCGCGCGACGCGGAGCGCGCCGACCGGAGCGACACCGGCCTGGGTGGCAACGGCGAGGACGACACGAACGCTGGTTCGGACCCGAACGCCAGCGACGACGCGGACGCCAGCGACGGCTCCGGAGAGAACGCGGAGTCGACCGACGGCGTGCTACTCGTCCGCGACCTCGAGTAG
- a CDS encoding DUF92 domain-containing protein, with the protein MTGNVRRAGAYALVGSLALVVPLLVGRGLDPLTTAGAAALPFVAVGLAALYVVDEGPLFDLLARPGDYEEGRLFGLAAFAFACAGLALLVPLRQVGLPPTAFVGSVAALVVGNVAAELVRLRTTDPFAVTAGFTLGGVVAAAAGFLAVGEIAGGRLAFPLVAFLAAVAALGAALLRAALFERDDPLVLVSVALLLWGFLELGIAAPAVRVGVGIGVSALLGYVAFALGTASLSGMLTGVLLALLAIVLGGYGWFALLITFFGLGGLSSKFRYDEKAARGIAEDNEGARGGGNVLANSAVALVAVVLFAASTRVGVPPELFRYAFAGSVATAMADTLSSEIGGLYDGPRLVTTLERVEPGTDGAVTWQGQVAGLVGAGIIAGIAAVFFELGPVATAVVVVGGFAGTLADSLLGATLEGPVLGNQGVNLFATLAGAVVGAGLALALGLV; encoded by the coding sequence GTGACGGGGAACGTGCGGCGGGCGGGGGCGTACGCCCTCGTCGGCTCGCTGGCGCTGGTGGTGCCGCTGCTCGTGGGCCGGGGGCTCGACCCCCTGACCACCGCCGGGGCCGCAGCACTCCCCTTCGTCGCGGTCGGGCTGGCCGCGCTGTACGTCGTCGACGAGGGCCCGCTGTTCGACCTGCTGGCGCGCCCCGGCGACTACGAGGAGGGCCGGCTGTTCGGGCTCGCGGCCTTTGCCTTCGCCTGTGCGGGCCTCGCGCTGCTGGTCCCGCTCCGGCAGGTCGGCCTTCCGCCGACGGCGTTCGTCGGCAGCGTGGCTGCCCTGGTGGTCGGCAACGTCGCCGCCGAACTCGTGCGGCTCCGGACGACCGACCCGTTCGCGGTCACCGCCGGGTTCACCCTCGGCGGGGTGGTGGCCGCCGCCGCGGGCTTCCTCGCCGTGGGGGAGATCGCCGGTGGGCGGCTCGCGTTCCCGCTGGTCGCCTTCCTCGCGGCCGTCGCCGCGCTCGGGGCGGCGCTGCTGCGCGCGGCACTGTTCGAGCGCGACGACCCGCTCGTCCTGGTGTCGGTGGCGCTCCTGCTGTGGGGCTTCCTCGAACTCGGCATCGCCGCGCCCGCCGTCCGCGTCGGGGTGGGTATCGGCGTCTCGGCGCTCCTGGGCTACGTCGCGTTCGCGCTCGGCACCGCCTCGCTCTCGGGGATGCTGACGGGCGTGCTGCTCGCGCTCCTGGCCATCGTTCTCGGCGGCTACGGCTGGTTCGCGCTGCTCATCACCTTCTTCGGCCTCGGCGGCCTCTCCTCGAAGTTCCGCTACGACGAGAAGGCCGCACGCGGCATCGCCGAGGACAACGAGGGCGCACGTGGCGGCGGCAACGTCCTCGCGAACTCCGCCGTGGCGCTGGTCGCGGTCGTCCTGTTCGCGGCCTCGACCCGTGTCGGCGTGCCGCCCGAACTGTTCCGGTACGCGTTCGCCGGGAGCGTCGCCACGGCGATGGCCGACACCCTCTCCAGCGAGATCGGCGGGCTGTACGACGGGCCCCGGCTGGTCACCACGCTCGAACGCGTCGAGCCCGGCACCGACGGCGCCGTCACGTGGCAGGGGCAGGTCGCGGGCCTCGTCGGCGCGGGCATCATCGCGGGCATCGCCGCGGTCTTCTTCGAGCTGGGCCCGGTCGCGACCGCCGTCGTCGTCGTGGGCGGGTTCGCCGGCACGCTCGCCGACAGCCTGCTCGGGGCCACGCTCGAAGGGCCGGTGCTCGGCAACCAGGGTGTCAACCTGTTCGCCACGCTCGCCGGCGCGGTCGTGGGAGCGGGACTCGCACTCGCACTGGGACTGGTATGA
- a CDS encoding GNAT family N-acetyltransferase, producing the protein MIREATVGDAALIAEEFWYPLAQEMEPYSALNELCEDALERATAGFEELLAADQRWDFLLETDGAAVGYVSAEADTRATRTHDSYLAIPDLYVKPGFRGEGHGTALLERVERLAEVEGCEFITLGTEWANDRARAFYEANGYEPKQVEYAKLVA; encoded by the coding sequence ATGATACGCGAGGCCACCGTCGGCGATGCCGCGCTCATCGCCGAGGAGTTCTGGTACCCACTGGCCCAGGAGATGGAACCGTACTCGGCGCTCAACGAGCTGTGCGAGGACGCGCTGGAGCGGGCGACGGCCGGCTTCGAGGAGCTGCTGGCGGCCGACCAGCGGTGGGACTTCCTGCTCGAAACCGACGGGGCCGCCGTCGGCTACGTCTCCGCGGAGGCCGACACCCGCGCCACGCGCACGCACGACAGCTACCTCGCCATCCCGGACCTGTACGTCAAGCCGGGGTTCAGAGGCGAGGGGCACGGGACGGCGCTCCTCGAACGGGTCGAGCGGCTTGCCGAGGTCGAGGGCTGCGAGTTCATCACGCTCGGGACCGAGTGGGCCAACGACCGTGCGCGGGCGTTCTACGAGGCGAACGGCTACGAGCCGAAACAGGTCGAGTACGCCAAGCTGGTGGCCTGA
- a CDS encoding undecaprenyl diphosphate synthase family protein — MGIYDRYLEARVRTSDADRPEHVALVITERDLLEPGAYDTLADFFGWAFDLGAERVTVYVSVIDEDAVPTLRRAFDEVEAPREVAVRGPGDEERADAPIRVSMGLGGRDEFAAAVRGVAEEVQAGDLDPDDITEADIEDRLVFPEPPDVVLKTGAERLSDFMIWQSVYSELYFTDVNWRDFRYRDYLRAVRDFQDRQRRFGR; from the coding sequence GTGGGCATCTACGACCGGTATCTGGAGGCGCGGGTACGAACGAGCGACGCCGACCGCCCCGAGCACGTCGCGCTGGTCATCACGGAGCGGGACCTGCTGGAGCCGGGGGCGTACGATACCCTCGCGGACTTCTTCGGCTGGGCGTTCGACCTCGGTGCCGAGCGCGTCACCGTCTACGTGAGCGTCATCGACGAGGACGCCGTCCCGACGCTGCGCCGGGCGTTCGACGAGGTGGAGGCCCCACGCGAGGTCGCGGTCCGCGGTCCGGGTGACGAGGAGCGGGCCGACGCGCCCATCCGGGTCTCGATGGGGCTCGGCGGCCGCGACGAGTTCGCCGCCGCCGTCCGGGGCGTCGCCGAGGAGGTCCAGGCCGGCGACCTCGACCCCGACGACATCACGGAGGCCGACATCGAGGACCGGCTCGTCTTCCCCGAGCCGCCGGACGTGGTCCTGAAGACCGGTGCCGAGCGGCTCTCCGACTTCATGATCTGGCAGTCCGTCTACTCCGAGCTCTACTTCACCGACGTCAACTGGCGGGACTTCCGCTACCGGGACTACCTCCGCGCGGTCCGGGACTTCCAGGACCGTCAGCGACGGTTCGGCCGGTAG
- a CDS encoding DUF5783 family protein — MIDFDPERFEEGKYVHYFEELESAYTAAYQALHGEVDSGILRPIDRRVLSASEPFYEGDGEFRVDLPEDPYERAGQPGDPEAFQAILDRLVAAIERELREEFGVADGEG; from the coding sequence ATGATCGATTTCGACCCGGAGCGGTTCGAGGAAGGCAAGTACGTCCACTACTTCGAGGAACTCGAATCGGCCTACACCGCGGCGTACCAGGCCCTGCACGGCGAGGTGGACTCCGGCATCCTCCGACCCATCGACCGGCGGGTGCTATCGGCGAGCGAGCCGTTCTACGAGGGCGACGGCGAGTTCCGGGTCGACCTGCCCGAGGACCCCTACGAGCGGGCGGGGCAGCCAGGGGACCCGGAGGCGTTCCAGGCCATCCTCGACCGGCTGGTCGCGGCCATCGAGCGGGAACTCCGCGAGGAGTTCGGGGTCGCGGACGGGGAGGGATGA
- a CDS encoding ABC transporter permease subunit, translating into MTPDTGTRIPTITREDLRQARRSRLLWGALVLVALLVLPAFWSRTSNLRAIEGQPPPAVEGVLLVPGYLSTYLFLVVAALAYGAVAAERESGSVRLLLGLAGTRRDVLVGKLLARVAMLVGVLAALLAAMAGMLALNERVAVVPFLLVGGWVLVYGAAWTAFAVGVSAAFASQYRALVAIAGTYVVLAWNAPVWKAVLEPGLRALLPPGLSPYVSALNPTLSLAVVSRWLVAASTSAPDEVGAGPAAVSGLVLLGIAAVGLLVGARRFGTVDVG; encoded by the coding sequence ATGACGCCGGACACGGGGACGCGCATCCCGACGATTACCCGGGAGGACCTCCGACAGGCGCGCCGGAGCCGACTGCTGTGGGGGGCGCTGGTCCTGGTGGCGCTGCTCGTGCTGCCGGCCTTCTGGAGCCGGACCTCGAACCTCCGGGCGATCGAGGGGCAGCCGCCCCCGGCCGTCGAGGGCGTCCTGCTCGTTCCGGGCTACCTGTCGACCTACCTGTTCCTGGTGGTGGCCGCCCTGGCGTACGGCGCCGTCGCTGCCGAGCGCGAGTCCGGGTCGGTCCGGCTGTTGCTGGGTCTCGCCGGCACCCGCCGGGACGTGCTCGTCGGGAAGCTGCTGGCGCGCGTGGCGATGCTGGTGGGGGTGCTGGCGGCGCTCCTCGCGGCCATGGCCGGGATGCTCGCGCTCAACGAGCGCGTCGCCGTCGTGCCGTTCCTGCTGGTCGGCGGCTGGGTCCTGGTGTACGGTGCCGCCTGGACCGCCTTCGCGGTCGGGGTCTCGGCCGCGTTCGCCTCGCAGTACCGCGCGCTGGTCGCCATCGCCGGCACCTACGTCGTCCTGGCGTGGAACGCGCCGGTCTGGAAGGCGGTGCTGGAGCCGGGGCTGCGGGCACTCCTGCCGCCGGGACTGTCGCCGTACGTGTCGGCGCTCAACCCCACGCTGTCGCTGGCCGTGGTGAGCCGCTGGCTCGTGGCCGCATCCACGTCGGCGCCCGACGAGGTCGGGGCCGGACCGGCGGCCGTCTCGGGGCTGGTGCTGCTGGGGATTGCCGCTGTCGGCCTCCTCGTCGGTGCCCGACGGTTCGGCACCGTCGACGTCGGGTGA
- a CDS encoding ABC transporter ATP-binding protein: MAVIETASLTKRYGSVTAVRSLDLAVERGEVFGFLGPNGAGKSTTIDLLLGLAEPTGGTVRVLDRDPWVDSRAVRQRVGAVAEGTGFYDRSTARDHLRLAVEMQRTDEDPAALLERVGIGAAADRPVGEFSTGMRQRLALAVALVGEPELLVLDEPLAGLDPEGARRVRRVIREERDRGAAVFLSSHITGQVETLCDRLGVLHEGELVAVDTVAGLRERVDGRAEHVVVATEVPEDVDPGVGDGVLGVGRDDGHVRVRCVDAAATGPVATRLTDAGATVTRVGQAGPSLEQLFVELTDAAAPRDGTGRAAGGTTEGADATAGADAGGTER, encoded by the coding sequence ATGGCTGTCATCGAGACGGCGTCGCTGACGAAACGGTACGGGTCGGTCACGGCGGTCCGGTCGCTGGACCTGGCCGTCGAGCGGGGGGAGGTGTTCGGGTTCCTGGGGCCGAACGGTGCCGGCAAGTCCACCACCATCGACCTGTTGCTGGGGCTGGCCGAGCCGACCGGTGGCACCGTCAGGGTGCTCGACCGCGACCCGTGGGTCGACTCGCGGGCGGTCCGCCAGCGGGTCGGCGCGGTGGCGGAGGGGACCGGGTTCTACGACCGGTCGACCGCTCGCGACCACCTCCGGCTCGCCGTGGAGATGCAGCGGACCGACGAGGACCCGGCGGCGCTGCTCGAACGGGTCGGCATCGGGGCCGCCGCGGACCGCCCCGTCGGCGAGTTCTCGACCGGGATGCGCCAGCGGCTGGCGCTGGCGGTCGCGCTCGTCGGGGAGCCGGAGCTGCTCGTCCTCGACGAGCCGCTCGCCGGCCTCGACCCGGAGGGGGCCCGCCGGGTCCGCCGGGTCATCCGTGAGGAGCGCGACCGCGGGGCCGCCGTCTTCCTCTCCAGCCACATCACCGGCCAGGTGGAGACGCTCTGTGACCGGCTCGGAGTCCTGCACGAGGGCGAACTGGTCGCCGTCGACACCGTAGCCGGGCTCCGGGAACGGGTCGACGGGCGCGCCGAACACGTCGTCGTGGCGACGGAGGTCCCCGAGGATGTCGACCCCGGCGTCGGCGACGGCGTACTCGGGGTCGGACGCGACGACGGGCACGTCCGGGTCCGCTGTGTCGACGCGGCCGCCACCGGCCCCGTGGCCACCCGACTGACCGACGCCGGCGCGACCGTCACGCGGGTCGGGCAGGCGGGCCCGTCACTGGAGCAGCTGTTCGTCGAACTCACGGACGCGGCTGCCCCCCGGGACGGCACCGGCCGAGCGGCCGGCGGGACGACCGAGGGCGCCGACGCGACCGCCGGAGCCGACGCCGGGGGGACCGAGCGATGA
- a CDS encoding DUF4385 family protein, with amino-acid sequence MSDDGPEYDTDFREHPTEYRVGRGEEGAFKVEPYKSELLPLWGIKTVAEAEEGAAAIRERFEQYREDDEFPGMDMARKYLQMGWTRAMRYAKYPGGQKYETTDEGERVEREPQQWYDEEKREIALVYKAALDEVRKDEVYQRRKAEWTEEYG; translated from the coding sequence GTGAGCGACGACGGCCCGGAGTACGACACGGACTTCCGCGAGCACCCGACCGAGTACCGGGTCGGCCGGGGTGAGGAAGGCGCGTTCAAGGTCGAACCGTACAAGAGCGAACTCCTGCCGCTCTGGGGCATCAAGACGGTCGCGGAGGCCGAGGAGGGCGCCGCCGCCATCCGCGAGCGGTTCGAGCAGTACCGCGAGGACGACGAGTTCCCGGGGATGGACATGGCCCGCAAGTACCTCCAGATGGGCTGGACGCGCGCGATGCGCTACGCGAAGTACCCGGGCGGGCAGAAGTACGAGACGACCGACGAGGGCGAACGCGTCGAGCGCGAGCCACAGCAGTGGTACGACGAGGAGAAGCGCGAGATCGCGCTCGTCTACAAGGCCGCGCTGGACGAGGTCCGCAAGGACGAGGTGTACCAGCGCCGCAAGGCCGAGTGGACGGAGGAGTACGGGTGA